The genomic segment ACAATTTCCTCGATCTGCTGGCCCACCACCGCTCCCGCGACCAGATCCTGCAGGAAACCATCCCCCACGAGGAGGGCCTGCGCGCCTTCACCAAACACTGGTTCCTGCATTCCTCGCTCTACGAAGCCCTGAAACTGATCGCCAAACAGGACGCCATCTGCGTGATCAGCACAGACCACGGCTCCATCAAGGTGAACCGCGCCACCCAGGTGATCGGCGACCGCGATACCTCCATCACCGTGCGCTACAAAGAAGGAAAGAACCTCAGCGCCAACGACCGCCACGCCATCTTTGTGAAAAAGCCCTCTGAGTACGGGCTGCCCATCAAGAGCATTGTGGACAACTTCATCTTCGCCAAGGACGATTATTACTTCGTCTATCCCAATTCCTACCACCAGTATCAGAGGCAGTACAACGGCACCTTCCAGCACGGAGGCGTTTCCATGGAGGAAATGATACTGCCGGTGGCCACCTGCCGGAGCAAACGCCTCAAAATATAGTTGACAAACACGAAAATGGAGATTATCCTGTCTTCAGGATTGCTTCAGACAATGTCCCAAAAGTTACTGGCTCGTTGGCCAGTTGTTTTGGGGCATTTTTTTGTAACATAAGCTTCAGCTTGTTGGGTGCCCGAAATTCATTTCGAGGCACAAAGGATAGAAAGGATGGATATGCATTACCACAAACGCCGTTTGCCCCACATCTATATCCAGCACCAATCCATCTTTTTTACCTGGCGTTTGAATTTCTCTCTGCCGCATTCCCTCCTTCTGGAATATGATCAACTCCGGGTCAGATATTCAACGGAAACCAAAGGTCTGAGCAATGAATACCGCAAAATGCAAGAATATCTCAATCACAAGCGAATCTTTGGTTGGCTGGATGCGCAGTACGGAAAACTCAACCTGCCGGATTTTCACCTGATTTCACCGTCGATCGCGCAGATACTTATGGACAAAATTCTTGAGCATCAGGACAATGCCTACCATGTACAAGCTTTCTGCATAATGCCTAATCACGTTCATGTACTTATGATACCCTTCTGTGATTCGGCCAACTTCACAGATTCCGTTTCCGACATCGTCAAAAAATGGAAAGGGGCCAGCGCCAGAGAGATAAACCTGTTCTTGGGCCGGTCCGGACAACTTTGGGTGCGCGAAACCTACGATCACATCGTTAGGAATGAAGCTGAACAGAACCGCATATTGGATTATATCATCCAAAATCCGGTTAAGGCAGGGCTGGTGGAAAATTGGAAAGAATGGAAACATACTTGGCTGGATGAAGAACTGTCAAAATGCCTGGAAGAAGTTTGATGTTAAATTATGTGTTGGCGCGAGAATGAATTCGGCGCCTCCAACAAGCTAAAGCTTATGGTACATCTCAAATATTGGAGCCAACAGTGACCAAACCCAAAATCATGCAGTTGAACACAGAACAGGACACCCGGGACCTGGCGGTCTTCATCGCCCCGCTGCTGCGGCCCGGCGACGTGATCTGCCTCTGGGGCGATCTTGGTTCCGGCAAGACCTTTTTCACCCGCGCCCTCGCCGCCGCGCT from the Candidatus Cloacimonadota bacterium genome contains:
- a CDS encoding transposase, which codes for MDMHYHKRRLPHIYIQHQSIFFTWRLNFSLPHSLLLEYDQLRVRYSTETKGLSNEYRKMQEYLNHKRIFGWLDAQYGKLNLPDFHLISPSIAQILMDKILEHQDNAYHVQAFCIMPNHVHVLMIPFCDSANFTDSVSDIVKKWKGASAREINLFLGRSGQLWVRETYDHIVRNEAEQNRILDYIIQNPVKAGLVENWKEWKHTWLDEELSKCLEEV